A region of the Rhodothermus bifroesti genome:
GGCATTGCCCGTCCACGCGGCGCTGGCTGATAGCGCTTAAAACGAGGCCCTTCGTCCACCCGGATCTCCCGAATCAACAGGCTCGCCTCGTCGATTCGTTCTTCAGGATTTTTTTCGATCAAGTTGTAGATCGCTGAACGGATGGTTTTTTCCACGGGACGCGCTGCCCGATGGGGAAGCTGACGCAGCAGGGCTAGCGCCTCGGCAACCCGTTTGCCACGCACCGCATTGACGACAACACGCATCTTGCGGGGTGAGCTGCGGATGTATTTGCTGATTGCTCTCGCTTCCATAGCTTGCTACTGATCTTAACGACGACCGCGCTTGTCTTTCTTGTCGCCCGCGTGGCCGCGGAAGGTTCGCGTCGGCGCAAATTCTCCTAACCGGTGGCCGACCATGTTCTCGGTGACATAGACCGGTATAAACTGCCGCCCGTTGTGCACCGCAAACGTGTGCCCAACAAACTCCGGAATAATCATCGAAGCGCGACTCCAGGTCTTAATCACCTTTTTCTGGCCGCTCCGGTTAAGCTCTTCGACTTTCCGAAGCAGCTTGTAATGTACGTAGGGTCCTTTTTTGAGCGAACGCGCCATATCCGCTTTGTCAAGTTTGCCTGCTCACGCGTTGTCGCTTCGGCTACTTAGTTGCGTTGCGACGACGCAGAATGTACTTGTTTGAAGGTTTATTGCGCTTCCGGGTCTTGTAGCCTTTGGCAGGCTGTCCCCAGGGTGAACGCGGATGGCCACCCGAGTGCCGGCCTTCACCGCCACCCATGGGGTGGTC
Encoded here:
- the rplV gene encoding 50S ribosomal protein L22, which produces MEARAISKYIRSSPRKMRVVVNAVRGKRVAEALALLRQLPHRAARPVEKTIRSAIYNLIEKNPEERIDEASLLIREIRVDEGPRFKRYQPAPRGRAMPVRRRTSHLTVVVATAEAASGAPMASSQA
- the rpsS gene encoding 30S ribosomal protein S19, whose translation is MARSLKKGPYVHYKLLRKVEELNRSGQKKVIKTWSRASMIIPEFVGHTFAVHNGRQFIPVYVTENMVGHRLGEFAPTRTFRGHAGDKKDKRGRR